The Dehalococcoidales bacterium DNA window GGTGGTTCCGGCCACATCCCGGGGTTCATAATACTCTTTGGGTCATTCTGTGCCCTGGTTCTATTTATCTCATCGAGTCGAGCTTCGCCAAGCAGACCACGGTATGCGGCATTCCACACCCCGAGTCCTCCCCCCGGTTTACCACCCAGACCAATCGCCAGGTTGGAAACAGTGCTCGGCGCCTGCATGGCGAAGAGATACTCCAACGGTTTCGTTTCGTCGGTGACAATCAGGGGCATCAGACTACACTGTTTCTCAGAAACCACGTACCCCAGCAGACCGATGGGCCCCTTGTTCAGTTTTTCCAGACCGGAGTAGAACTCCGTCACGCGTTCCAGTGGCAGGTAGGCGCTGCTCGGGACTACGCTGGGCACCGCCCGTTTCACCCGGAGCATGTTGAACCGTTCCTGCCATTCGTGTTCAGCGCCCGCTATCTCAACCCCGTGGTGTTCATGGTATAATTTCTCAAACTCTCCCGTGCCCTGTTCCACTTCCGATTTCTCACCATCGAAGCTCACCAGCAGCACACCGCTGCCCTCCCCGAAGTCCGTTACCGGATAACCGGCTGCCTGCAGAAGAGACAGGTAACGGTGGTCCTGGAACTCGATATTGTAGGGTCTCTGCGGCATGTTAGCCAGTGGCGATAGAACGGCAAACAGGTCCTTGATATCATTGAAGCAGGTCAGGCAGTGCGCCATGAAATCGGGCTTTCTCCGTACGCTGAGCGTCAGCCTGGTAAGGATACCCAGCATCCCTTCCGACTCAAAGAACAGTTCCAGTCCCTTACCGGCCTGATACTCCTGTGTACTACCATCGGGGAGGACTACCTCTGCCGAAAGAACATGCTCAAAGACCGGCCCATATTTCAGACTGCCTATGCCCAGACCGCTGGTCATTACCCAACCGGCCAGAGTGGCCGACCGGGCACTGGATGGATAGCTCTTCAGAGTGAGGCCCTGCCGGTTCAGCTCTTTTTCAAGCTGCCACCAGGTAGCACCCGCCCCGACGGTCACCGTAAACTGCTCGACATCAATGGTCTCTACCCGGTTGAGGTCAAGCAGATCCAGCACGACGCCCCCTTTCTTGGGGACTGCGCCGAAGAGGCCCGAAGACCCGCCACCACGGGGGATGACGGGTATTCCCTGCTGCTGGCAGTACCGGACAACCGATGATACCTGCCCGGTACTCTCCGGCCTGACCACGGCGTCCGGCATGGTACGGAGCATGGCCTTGACACCCCGGGGAATGTGCACTATATCGCGGGCGTAGAACCAGCGCTCGAACTCGCTGACAGTGGTGCGTTCACCGACCAGGTTCTTGAGGTCTTTCTCAAGGGCGTTTATGTCCATATTCCTACTTCAACCCCTCAGTTGCTCTGGCATAGAGATGGGCGGCATCGAAGGAGCTCCGCACCAGTGGTGACGAAGCGACAGCACGAAAACCCATATCCTGACCGATACGCTCATACTCACTGAATTCATCAGGAGTGACGAACCTGACCACAGGATGGTGTTCGGACGATGGTGCCAGGTACTGACCGATGGTCAAAAGACCGCAGTCCACTTCCCTGAGGTCAGCCATTACGCGGAGCATCTCGTCTTTGGTCTCACCGAGTCCAACCATCAATCCGGACTTGGTGATAATCCGGCCGTCAAGCTCCTTGACCAGCCTGAGAAGCTCCAGGGAACGCTGGTAGTCGGCTTTCGGCCTGACCTCGGGATAAAGACGGGGAACCGTCTCCAGGTTATGGTTGATAACGTCGGGACGAGCGTCGACCACCAGCCTTAAGGCCTCCGGACTACCGGCGAAATCCGGGACCAGGACCTCCACCGTAAGCGCCCGGTCTTCCGCCTGCAGCCTTCGTATTGTGCGGGCAAAGTGCGCAGCACCACCATCGGACAAGTCATCCCGGGTCACCGAGGTTATCACTATATGCCTTAGACCGAGCCTCTTCACCGCCTCCGCCAGGTGTTCCGGCTCTTCTTCGTCAACCGTCTCGGGGACGCCCTTCTTCACCGCGCAGAAGGTACAGTTCCTCGTGCAGGTATCTCCGAGCAGGAGAAACGTGGCCGTTCCCTGCGAAAAGCAGTCGCCTATATTGGGACAGAGGGCGCTTTCACAGATGGTATGAAGGCTCAGGCCATCTATCAAAGTCCTCATGCCGGACATGGTTCCGGGCTCCGGAATCCTTTTCTTGAACCATGACGGTAGCCTGTTATTCATAAAACGCACCTCGATGGACTGTCCGTCGCCCACTCAACCTGGACAGCAAATACTTCGGCGAAACGGTCCACCAGTTTCAATGCCACATCGTCAAAGGTTACATTACGGGAGAGAAGCCCGGTTATCGATGTTATCCCACAGTCAACGATACCACAGGGGTTGATGTAGGAGAAGTGCTCCATGATGGGGTCGATGTTGAGGGCCAGCCCATGCATGGTGACCCACCTCCGTATGCGGACCCCGATGGCGGCAATCTTCTCATCACCCACCCAGACACCCACGTACTTCTCGTTCCGGTGAGCCTCTATCGAGAAGTCGGCCAGAGTGCGTATCACCACTTCTTCGAGGTCGTGGACGTAGCGGTGGATGTCCTTCCCCCGCTTCCTGAGGTCGATTATCGGATAGGCGACTACCTGTCCGGGGCCGTGGTAGGTTATGTCTCCACCCCGGTCAGTGAAAAATACCGACAGGCCCCGTTTTTCCAGTTCCTCCCTGGCCAGCAGGAGGTTGTCCAGTTTACCGGACTTGCCGATGGTAAAGGTAGGCGGATGTGAGAGTACGAGAAGTGCATCAGGTCCTTCACCGGTCATGTTCTGCGACCAGAGTCTTTGCTGGATATCATACGCAGCGGTATATCCAACAGGTTCACGCCAGTAATGAACGCGCAGCATCTCAAGCACCTGAGCAGTCGGGACCACCTGTTTCTGCAAAGTCATAGCGGAATGAAATGCGATTACCACCTACGGTAGTATCAGCACTTTGACGGCCTCTTCAGCTTTTAGTTGGGTCTCGTACGCCTCGCTGGCCTGGTCCAGCGGGAACTTATGGGTAATCAGTGGCTTCCTGTCCACCTTACCCGAACCTATCAGTTCCAGGGCATGCCGGAACTCGTCGAACGACCATGCCCAGGACCCGTACAGCGTTATCCCTTTTCGTACGAACAGGTTCATTTCAATTTCCGGTGATTTCTCAAAGATCGATACCACGACCACCTTGCCATTTTCCTTTGTCATGGTGATTGCCTGCTGCAACACAGGCGTACCCGTGTAATTAAGCGGAAGGCCGGCGCAGTCGTAGACAGTGTCTGCCTTACCCGTCACGTCGGGCATGAAAGACATTTGCTCGGTACCCGTTAACTCAATTATTTTCTGTACGGGGTCTTCACGACCGGCGTTGACCGTTACGTCGGCACCGAGCTGGCGTGCCACCTCCAACCGTCGGTCCGATATGTCTACCACAATAGTCCTGACTGATGCAGTTGCTTTCAGTACCTGAAGGGCACCCAGTCCAATGATGCCCGCACCTATTATCACGTGTGTCTCCCCATCGGCCGGAGCTGCCAGATTAACCGCGTGAAGCGACGTGGCCAGCGGTTCCGTCGTGGCCGCTTCCTCGAAGCTTATGCCTTCCGGGATGGGAAGCAATGCTACCGACATCATTGCGGGTACCCGGTAGTACTCGGCATTGCCACCCATGCCCACGGTACAGACCCTATCACCGACCTTGACCCCGGCTGCTTCTCCGTTAATCTCAACGACTTCACCACTGAACTCGTGCCCCATAACCCTTCCCCCGGTCTCAACTGGCACGCCAAGGTCTTCAAACAAACCGTGTCTATAGGTATGCAGGTCCGACCCGCAAATACCACAGGCACGGACACGGAGGAGTATGTCACCTTGCTCCAGTCCAGGTTTAGCCACTTCCCCGACCCTTACATCCCTGGGACCATAGTAAGCTGCTGCTTTCATCTTAGTTCTCCACTTGTCAGAATCCCGGGCTGATACTGGAAAAAGGAATTACCTTCTGCTCTATATACTAGACCCACCACCGATTACGTGTCAACCGAATTGCGTGTCTCGCTAAGCGTAGTGGAACAACTGCACCTGGGGTTTACAGGAATGGCGCTGTTGTCAAACAGACCGGTAACATATAGAATAGAGCGAAAGGTCATGGCATCCCGGTCGGTAAACTGCAAACATACGTACTGTGCAGCAAGTACAGGGGAATGCCTGATAAATCAGGGGAATGCCTGATAAATCAGGGGAGGGCATGATGAATATCGAAAAAGACAGGCTGGTTAATATGTACCGGACGATGGTGCGGATTCGGCAATTCGAGGAGCGGGTCTCCAAAGAGTTTGCCTCCGGTAACATTCCCGGTTTCGTTCATCTCTACATCGGGGAAGAGGCATCCGGTACCGGTGCCTGTGCCGCCCTTCGTCCCGATGACTACATCACGAGTACACACCGGGGACACGGCCATGTCATTGCCAAGGGAGGTCGGACGGACCGAATGATGGCCGAGCTCTTTGGTAAGAAGACAGGCTACTGTAAGGGCAAGGGAGGGTCGATGCACATCGCCGATACCGACCTCGGTATACTCGGGGCTAACGGCATTGTCGGTGCCGGCATTCCCCTTGCCGGCGGAGCAGCGCTTTCCGCCAGAATGAGGGGCACGGACCAGGTTGTCATCTGTTTTCTTGGTGATGGTGCCAGCAACCGCGGTACCTTCCACGAAGGTATCAACCTGGCCGCTGTGTGGCAACTGCCGGTGGTCTACGTTCTCGAAAACAACCTCTATGCTGAAAAGACCCGCATCTCCGATACCTATAAGCTAACCAACCTGTCGGACCGGGCGGGAGCCTTCGGTATTCCCGAAGTTACCGTGGACGGTAACGATGTGATTGCCGTCTACGAGGCCGTCCAGGCCGCGGTGGAGAAGGCCAGGGCCGGTGAAGGCCCATCACTGATAGAATGCAAGACTTACCGAATTCACGGCCACTTCGAGGGGGACCCCCAGACCTACAAACCCGCGGAAGAGGTCGAGGAATGGAAGAAGAAGGACCCCATCGACAACTTCCGCAAGCGACTGGCCGATATGGGGGTATTGACGGATGAGGATGCCGGAGCAATCGACCGCGAAGCAGCCGGGGAGATAGACGATGCGGTCAGGTTCGCTGAAGAGAGCCCATTTCCGGCCCCGGAAGAGGCCCTGGAAGACGTCTTTGCC harbors:
- a CDS encoding FAD-binding oxidoreductase, with amino-acid sequence MDINALEKDLKNLVGERTTVSEFERWFYARDIVHIPRGVKAMLRTMPDAVVRPESTGQVSSVVRYCQQQGIPVIPRGGGSSGLFGAVPKKGGVVLDLLDLNRVETIDVEQFTVTVGAGATWWQLEKELNRQGLTLKSYPSSARSATLAGWVMTSGLGIGSLKYGPVFEHVLSAEVVLPDGSTQEYQAGKGLELFFESEGMLGILTRLTLSVRRKPDFMAHCLTCFNDIKDLFAVLSPLANMPQRPYNIEFQDHRYLSLLQAAGYPVTDFGEGSGVLLVSFDGEKSEVEQGTGEFEKLYHEHHGVEIAGAEHEWQERFNMLRVKRAVPSVVPSSAYLPLERVTEFYSGLEKLNKGPIGLLGYVVSEKQCSLMPLIVTDETKPLEYLFAMQAPSTVSNLAIGLGGKPGGGLGVWNAAYRGLLGEARLDEINRTRAQNDPKSIMNPGMWPEPP
- the lipA gene encoding lipoyl synthase, which gives rise to MNNRLPSWFKKRIPEPGTMSGMRTLIDGLSLHTICESALCPNIGDCFSQGTATFLLLGDTCTRNCTFCAVKKGVPETVDEEEPEHLAEAVKRLGLRHIVITSVTRDDLSDGGAAHFARTIRRLQAEDRALTVEVLVPDFAGSPEALRLVVDARPDVINHNLETVPRLYPEVRPKADYQRSLELLRLVKELDGRIITKSGLMVGLGETKDEMLRVMADLREVDCGLLTIGQYLAPSSEHHPVVRFVTPDEFSEYERIGQDMGFRAVASSPLVRSSFDAAHLYARATEGLK
- the lipB gene encoding lipoyl(octanoyl) transferase LipB, translated to MTLQKQVVPTAQVLEMLRVHYWREPVGYTAAYDIQQRLWSQNMTGEGPDALLVLSHPPTFTIGKSGKLDNLLLAREELEKRGLSVFFTDRGGDITYHGPGQVVAYPIIDLRKRGKDIHRYVHDLEEVVIRTLADFSIEAHRNEKYVGVWVGDEKIAAIGVRIRRWVTMHGLALNIDPIMEHFSYINPCGIVDCGITSITGLLSRNVTFDDVALKLVDRFAEVFAVQVEWATDSPSRCVL
- a CDS encoding zinc-binding dehydrogenase translates to MKAAAYYGPRDVRVGEVAKPGLEQGDILLRVRACGICGSDLHTYRHGLFEDLGVPVETGGRVMGHEFSGEVVEINGEAAGVKVGDRVCTVGMGGNAEYYRVPAMMSVALLPIPEGISFEEAATTEPLATSLHAVNLAAPADGETHVIIGAGIIGLGALQVLKATASVRTIVVDISDRRLEVARQLGADVTVNAGREDPVQKIIELTGTEQMSFMPDVTGKADTVYDCAGLPLNYTGTPVLQQAITMTKENGKVVVVSIFEKSPEIEMNLFVRKGITLYGSWAWSFDEFRHALELIGSGKVDRKPLITHKFPLDQASEAYETQLKAEEAVKVLILP
- a CDS encoding thiamine pyrophosphate-dependent dehydrogenase E1 component subunit alpha, whose amino-acid sequence is MMNIEKDRLVNMYRTMVRIRQFEERVSKEFASGNIPGFVHLYIGEEASGTGACAALRPDDYITSTHRGHGHVIAKGGRTDRMMAELFGKKTGYCKGKGGSMHIADTDLGILGANGIVGAGIPLAGGAALSARMRGTDQVVICFLGDGASNRGTFHEGINLAAVWQLPVVYVLENNLYAEKTRISDTYKLTNLSDRAGAFGIPEVTVDGNDVIAVYEAVQAAVEKARAGEGPSLIECKTYRIHGHFEGDPQTYKPAEEVEEWKKKDPIDNFRKRLADMGVLTDEDAGAIDREAAGEIDDAVRFAEESPFPAPEEALEDVFA